The genomic stretch TCATACTAAGTCTTCATtcacatgcattaggaaattagctgtaatttGTTATTGCTTATCACCCCACCCCGAATCCGCATGTGAAAACAATAGTGCAGCATGGTATTATTTGCAAGTCTATAGAAACAGGTCAATAAGAAGATCTTGAGCATTGAATTTAAACAgtgataattaaatataaagttgtacAGGTTTTCCATTTTTAATGAAGTGTTCCCCTTTCCACGAAATGTACCATTACGCACGCAAATGAACTAGCCGGGGCTGAATTGATTATATATACTAGCAAAATATACACCCCCTCTCTATCTGTCATATAAAGAAAGGAatactttatgaaaaaaaaatcacttgtcATTCATAAATACCACTATTTACTTTTCTATATTAAGTGCATATTACCTGGCATGGTGTACTAGTAAATCGAGCTTTCTTGATAGGGGAAGTCTTTGTAATTCCAGTACTGTGTCTTTTTTTCTGACTAATATAAGAATCGGAAAATGTCCTTCCCCAAAATTCATTCAAGgaattttggtattttgcaGTGTCATTAAGTCTGGTCCAACATTCTGGACACACAAATTGTCCTAAACGTTTGCTGGAAACAGGGGTAAAAGTTGCACCCGTAACATCTGTTAGCAAATCTCTGGCACTCTGATCTCCAGTAAGGGAATTCTCTAGCGAAAATCTAAAGTAACCcttatctcctttttttttggaaaacgCTTTGTTACAGTTTGCACATGCAGCCATCGTGGTTTCAAGCAGACGTGAAAAGGGCGCCAAAATAATAATccgacaaaaataaagaaatggaCATCAAAAGTATCAACGCAAATTTTGAATCAGTTAAAGCCAGTTACAATATAGAATATGAAGCTAAAGTGGAGCAGCTTCAAGTTGTTTTGTCTGTGCTGAAAGGACGAAATGTATTAGCCTTACTTCCAACTGGATTTGGAAAAACTTTATGTGTAGCCATACCAACCATGCTGTCAGAAGATAAAGATTGTATAACGATAGTCATATCTCCATTGACTTTGCTGATCGATGACCAAATATGCAGACTTAATAAACTGAATGTACGCTGTGCTAAAATAACAGGAATAGGTGAAATGGAAAGACAGACAGTAACAGGTAcattgaactttatttggcagaaatggggggggggggatattataaattattatgtgTGAAAAGAATATAACTGCCGCCAATTTTCCTTTTCAAAAAAGGAATCCATTCTATacctttttattatcatatattCACGATCATTCACATATAAAGAAATCAACGCCATACGATCAAATTCCCGTCATGTAAATTCATTTTTCGATTTATTGTATTGATAATATTTATCTCATTCATCTTTGGTATGTGCCCCTATTCtactaaaacttttttttatgtcaattataatttcataatacTTATTAAAGTTAAACGACGGTGGGAGGGGGAaccactgaagcgtgactgaagCAGCCACTTAGGTCAGTTagccttaggtcagtcagccttaggtcagtcagcggacCCCCTTTCCTTACAAAAAGTaatggatccgccactgcacaTATAAACAAGTATACACGgacttttatagttgactatgctgTATAgacttgctcattgttgaaggtcgtatggtgacctgtagttgtcaatttctatgactctatggagagttgtctcattggcattcataccagatcttcttttttttggcCAACAATTGTACGCGGTTGTAATTTATGGTCAATCACCTTcttgatttaaatattaattttttcagaaataaCCAATGGAAAGTATTCAATTGTCTTCTCATCGCCTGAATCAGTTTTAAAGCCTTATTGGAAAACTGTCTTCCTCTCAGCTACGTGGCAAACTCACTTGAAATTAATTGCAATCGATGAGGCGCATTGTATATCCGAATGGGGGGATGATTTCAGAAAAGATTACCAGCAGTTGTACGAGCTAAGAAGCTTCTTTGGAGCTCCTTTGATGGCATTGACTGGGACTtcaacaaaaaaagttaaaaaggacaTAATGGAACACTTGCAACTACTAGACGAAGACACTGATCTTGTATACAAGTCACCAGATAGGCCAAACCTATATctacaaatcttaaaaaaagaaagcacGGATTACGATTCTTGCTTAGACTGGTTAATAAACCATATTCGCACTAATGGCAAGAAAtcgaaaaaaattattgtttactgCAGATCTATTGACGCAGTAtctgaaatattttgttgtttaaaagaTAGTCTCGGTAAAATGGCTTATGTTGACGGAATTGTGGATGGTAATCAAGTACTTCTGGAGATGTATCACAAAAGCACACACCAGGATTCGAAAGACCGAATTATCAACGAATTCAAGACAAAAACTAGTCGTATCAGGTGCATTATTGCTACCGTGGCGCTAGGAATGGGTTTGGATATTTCAGACATAGACTTAGTTGTCCATATTGGCTGTCCAAAAACAGTTCTTTCCTATTGGCAAGAGGCGGGTCGTTGTGCTAGGGATGGTCGACAGGGATATAGTTTGATCTTGTATGACAACTTTACTCTTGCCCTCAAGACAACAGACAAAGATATTGCtgatattgtaaaaaataaagacGGGAAATGCATTCGAAAGCAAATTTTAGATGTATTTTCTGATGAAGACAGCAATcaagaaattgaaaaagaatCTTGTGAAGGTTGTGAATTGGATTGGTGTCAATGCAGCATGTGCAAGTGTTGTACACTTTGTGCCTCTAAATGTCAGTGTCACACAAGATGTAGTTTTAGTGTacagaaatttttaaatgaaattcagAATGTAAATACTACAAATACAGACTGAAATATGGTATGGTAGACGGTGAATGAGGATTGCCTCGCTCGCCGGGTATAGGAGACGTATCTATAGTTGTACATTTCTGTGTCAATTTGAtatcttatggagagttgtctcactggcaatcataccacatattctttttaatatttctgattcatgtataaaacaaaaaatatttgtgatccatgtataaaaacaaacaaaaaacagactgAAATGTAGTAGACGGTGAATGAGGATTGCCTCGCTCGCCGAGAATGGCAGTCTATTTCTGttccaatgaaaattacaatGTACACACCACAGACTGAAATCATAATAGACGGTGAATGAGGATTGCCTCGCTCGCCGGGTATAGCAGTCTATTTCTGATACATTTACTAAATTGCAATGTATACTGTTACAATCTTATCCTGATCCATTTTCAGAAATGCAATGTAGACGATCATTTACAGAAGCTATCAAATTTTCAGATTTTCTGTTAAGGacatattatatacataaactGTATATGgttatctatatataatttttatatctatttaagaaaatatagtATTGATAAAGATgccgatttttttaattcatgatCATCACTTATTACTTCACTTTAGTACCATTTGGCACTGGTGCTCCAATAACGGAGGAATATAATTTGGAAAAAATTCGTTTTGTTCCCAATTTCGATTTTTATGTTGACCAGAGTTTTTGAATTTCACCGGTGTCAACATCAATGACCTGGATaaacttttctttcttttggaTTATTTAAGGAGAAACAATCAATATAACTACCATAATTCAGGTAAGTAATCACTtcttaacatatttaaaacatttacgtGGCTGGTcaaatcagaattaaattttttttcatgctACGCGTTTTTTGCCAATCGCGATATGACCTCGGGTggcacattgatagtaaaaagaaaatatcagaaCAGCAAATGTAAATAGTGAACAAAGCCTCCGAGGTCATATGTTAGCAAATGTAAATAGTGAACAAAGCCTCCGaggtcatatgttataggactaaAGCTTGTGCTGTGACAAATATAGTAAGACACTGTCACCTTTTGTTATAAATAGTATTGTTACCCTCATGACTAGAACATGTTACCTCTCTGATGATTTTGCTCACTGGCAAATGGTGGTCAAGGGAGCTAATTAGTTTACTTTTGGAAGGCAAAGTTGACCTTCACCTTTACTTCTGAATGGCGTCATCACTGCTGATGACAGAACATTtaatccaaaaatattaaagtttttgtcTTATTCAGAAATTGAGAAAATATTGCAAAGATGCTTTGTATAGTAAGTTgaagacatacatgtaatatgttgaATATCTCATAACTAAGCAAA from Mytilus trossulus isolate FHL-02 unplaced genomic scaffold, PNRI_Mtr1.1.1.hap1 h1tg000110l__unscaffolded, whole genome shotgun sequence encodes the following:
- the LOC134700013 gene encoding uncharacterized protein LOC134700013, which encodes MDIKSINANFESVKASYNIEYEAKVEQLQVVLSVLKGRNVLALLPTGFGKTLCVAIPTMLSEDKDCITIVISPLTLLIDDQICRLNKLNVRCAKITGIGEMERQTVTEITNGKYSIVFSSPESVLKPYWKTVFLSATWQTHLKLIAIDEAHCISEWGDDFRKDYQQLYELRSFFGAPLMALTGTSTKKVKKDIMEHLQLLDEDTDLVYKSPDRPNLYLQILKKESTDYDSCLDWLINHIRTNGKKSKKIIVYCRSIDAVSEIFCCLKDSLGKMAYVDGIVDGNQVLLEMYHKSTHQDSKDRIINEFKTKTSRIRCIIATVALGMGLDISDIDLVVHIGCPKTVLSYWQEAGRCARDGRQGYSLILYDNFTLALKTTDKDIADIVKNKDGKCIRKQILDVFSDEDSNQEIEKESCEGCELDWCQCSMCKCCTLCASKCQCHTRCSFSVQKFLNEIQNVNTTNTD